Within the Streptomyces vilmorinianum genome, the region GACCGGCCGTCCAGCCTGGAGGTCGCCCTCAGCACCTACTGCGACCTGGAGATGGGCAGTTGGCGGCCGGTGGCCGACAGCTCGGGGGAGTGGGTCAGGTCGGCGGGCGGCCCGGCGGGGCTCGCCTCCCTCCCCGGCCGCCGCCGGATCGAGGCCGAGGGCGTACCCGCCTTCGACGCCTTCTCGGCCGGGCCGGCGGAGCCCGCAGGGCCGGCCGGTGACGAGGCGATCGTCCTCGTCCTGCCCTCCGGGGTGCCGGCCGCCCTGTTCCGGCCTTGGCTGGAGGAGCTGTCCACGGACCGTCTCGTCATCACGTACGAGAACCCGTACCTCTTCGGGTCGTGGCGCTCCCTGGACACCCCGGAGGGCGACTTCGCCGAGGAGACCGCCCTGGCCGGCGCGCTGCTCACGGCGTACGGGCTGCGGCGGGCGCACCTCGTCGGAATCTGCGGCGGCGCGCCGGTCGCGCTCGCCGCGGCCGCCGAGTTCGGCGACCGGGTGGAGACGCTGACCGTCCTCCACCCCGATCTGAACTTCGGCGAGGGGGTCATGCGCACCCCGTTCCAGAAGCAGTTCCAGAGCGTGCTCGCCGGGGCCGCGTCCGGCCCCGGCCGGGCCCGCGAGACGCTGAACCTGTTCCTCGACCCGAACATGCTGTTCGGCGTCGAGCCGCGGCTCGCCCCGTTCATCCTCTACCCGTACGGCGACGTGGAGCTGTTCCACCGGTACGCCAAGCAGAACTACGCGCTCATGGCGTACGACGCGAACCAGGCGGCCCGCCGCATCCACCAGCGGGTGCTCATCGCCACCAGCCGCACGGACCGGATGACGCACCCGGAGACGGCGCACCACTTCGGCTCGCTCGTGGCGGGCGAGGTGACGGTCGCGGAGCGCGAGTCCGGCACCCATCACGACATCCTGATCCCCGACCAGGAGATCTACACGATGATCCGCGCGTTCATCGGCGGTGGGCGGGCGTGAGCGCCGACACCCCGGGGGCCGCCCCGGCCGAGCGCGTCGCCGTGGTCACCCACGCGACGCGCTACGCCGGGCCCGGCTC harbors:
- a CDS encoding alpha/beta fold hydrolase; the protein is MTTTTLSVAEVLELCQPLLGAAAQTLRVFPVGERAGEEYGPEAVARCNEVLAAIGSSYGLTVPRFVSPAPDRPSSLEVALSTYCDLEMGSWRPVADSSGEWVRSAGGPAGLASLPGRRRIEAEGVPAFDAFSAGPAEPAGPAGDEAIVLVLPSGVPAALFRPWLEELSTDRLVITYENPYLFGSWRSLDTPEGDFAEETALAGALLTAYGLRRAHLVGICGGAPVALAAAAEFGDRVETLTVLHPDLNFGEGVMRTPFQKQFQSVLAGAASGPGRARETLNLFLDPNMLFGVEPRLAPFILYPYGDVELFHRYAKQNYALMAYDANQAARRIHQRVLIATSRTDRMTHPETAHHFGSLVAGEVTVAERESGTHHDILIPDQEIYTMIRAFIGGGRA